In Streptomyces qaidamensis, one DNA window encodes the following:
- the sucC gene encoding ADP-forming succinate--CoA ligase subunit beta codes for MDLFEYQARDLFAKHDVPVLAGEVIDTPEAARAATERLGGKSVVKAQVKVGGRGKAGGVKLAATPDEAVEHATNILGMDIKGHTVHKVMIAETAPEILEEYYVSFLLDRANRTFLSIASVEGGVEIEEVAATRPEAVAKTPIDANEGVTEAKAREIVAAAKFPAEVADKVVNVLVKLWDTFIKEDALLVEVNPLAKVASGEVIALDGKVSLDENAEFRQPEHEALQDKAAANPLEAAAKEKNLNYVKLDGEVGIIGNGAGLVMSTLDVVAYAGEAHGGVKPANFLDIGGGASAAVMANGLEIILGDPDVKSVFVNVFGGITACDEVANGIVQALQLLKDKGEDVTKPLVVRLDGNNAELGRKILSDANHPLVQRVDTMDGAADKAAELAAAK; via the coding sequence GTGGACCTGTTCGAGTACCAGGCGAGGGACCTCTTCGCCAAGCACGATGTACCGGTGCTGGCCGGTGAAGTCATCGACACGCCTGAGGCGGCCCGCGCAGCCACCGAGCGCCTCGGTGGCAAGTCCGTCGTCAAGGCCCAGGTGAAGGTCGGCGGCCGTGGCAAGGCCGGCGGCGTCAAGCTCGCCGCCACCCCCGACGAGGCGGTCGAGCACGCGACCAACATCCTCGGCATGGACATCAAGGGCCACACGGTCCACAAGGTGATGATCGCCGAGACGGCCCCGGAGATCCTGGAGGAGTACTACGTCTCCTTCCTCCTGGACCGTGCCAACCGCACCTTCCTCTCCATCGCGTCCGTCGAGGGCGGCGTGGAGATCGAGGAGGTGGCGGCCACCCGTCCGGAGGCCGTTGCCAAGACGCCGATCGACGCCAACGAGGGTGTCACCGAGGCCAAGGCCCGCGAGATCGTCGCGGCCGCCAAGTTCCCGGCCGAGGTCGCCGACAAGGTCGTGAACGTCCTGGTCAAGCTGTGGGACACCTTCATCAAGGAGGACGCCCTCCTGGTCGAGGTCAACCCGCTGGCCAAGGTCGCCTCCGGTGAGGTCATCGCCCTGGACGGCAAGGTCTCCCTGGACGAGAACGCCGAGTTCCGTCAGCCGGAGCACGAGGCCCTCCAGGACAAGGCCGCGGCCAACCCGCTCGAGGCCGCCGCCAAGGAGAAGAACCTCAACTACGTCAAGCTCGACGGCGAGGTCGGCATCATCGGCAACGGCGCGGGCCTCGTCATGAGCACCCTGGACGTCGTCGCGTACGCCGGTGAGGCGCACGGCGGCGTGAAGCCGGCCAACTTCCTCGACATCGGTGGTGGCGCCTCCGCCGCCGTCATGGCGAACGGCCTGGAGATCATCCTCGGCGACCCGGACGTCAAGTCCGTCTTCGTCAACGTCTTCGGTGGCATCACCGCCTGTGACGAGGTCGCCAACGGCATCGTCCAGGCGCTGCAGCTGCTCAAGGACAAGGGCGAGGACGTCACCAAGCCCCTGGTCGTCCGTCTGGACGGCAACAACGCGGAGCTCGGGCGCAAGATCCTCTCCGACGCCAACCACCCGCTGGTTCAGCGCGTGGACACCATGGACGGAGCGGCCGACAAGGCCGCCGAGCTCGCGGCTGCGAAGTAA
- the sucD gene encoding succinate--CoA ligase subunit alpha, which translates to MAIFLNKDSKVIVQGMTGATGMKHTKLMLADGTNIVGGVNPRKAGTSVDIDGNDIPVFGTVAEAIEKTGANVSVLFVPPAFAKAAVVEAIDAEIPLAVVITEGIAVHDSAAFYAYAVSKGNKTRIIGPNCPGLITPGQSNAGIIPGDITKPGRIGLVSKSGTLTYQMMYELRDIGFSSAVGIGGDPVIGTTHIDALAAFEADPDTDLIVMIGEIGGDAEERAAAFIKENVKKPVVGYVAGFTAPEGKTMGHAGAIVSGSSGTAAAKKEALEAAGVKVGKTPTETAKLARAILAG; encoded by the coding sequence ATGGCTATCTTCCTCAACAAGGACAGCAAGGTCATCGTCCAGGGCATGACCGGTGCCACGGGCATGAAGCACACCAAGCTCATGCTGGCCGACGGCACGAACATCGTCGGTGGCGTGAACCCCCGCAAGGCGGGCACGTCCGTCGACATCGACGGCAACGACATCCCGGTGTTCGGCACGGTCGCCGAGGCGATCGAGAAGACGGGCGCCAACGTGTCCGTCCTCTTCGTCCCGCCGGCCTTCGCCAAGGCCGCCGTCGTCGAGGCCATCGACGCCGAGATCCCGCTCGCGGTCGTCATCACCGAGGGCATCGCGGTCCACGACTCGGCCGCGTTCTACGCGTACGCCGTGTCCAAGGGCAACAAGACCCGCATCATCGGCCCGAACTGCCCCGGCCTCATCACGCCGGGCCAGTCCAACGCCGGCATCATCCCGGGCGACATCACCAAGCCGGGCCGCATCGGCCTGGTGTCGAAGTCCGGCACGCTGACGTACCAGATGATGTACGAGCTGCGGGACATCGGCTTCTCCTCCGCCGTCGGCATCGGTGGCGACCCGGTCATCGGGACGACCCACATCGACGCCCTCGCCGCGTTCGAGGCCGACCCCGACACCGACCTGATCGTCATGATCGGTGAGATCGGCGGCGACGCCGAGGAGCGGGCCGCGGCCTTCATCAAGGAGAACGTGAAGAAGCCGGTCGTCGGCTACGTCGCGGGCTTCACCGCGCCCGAGGGCAAGACCATGGGCCACGCCGGCGCCATCGTCTCCGGCTCCTCCGGCACCGCCGCCGCGAAGAAGGAGGCCTTGGAGGCCGCCGGCGTCAAGGTCGGCAAGACGCCGACCGAGACGGCCAAGCTGGCCCGCGCCATCCTCGCCGGCTGA
- a CDS encoding helix-turn-helix domain-containing protein translates to MTQSPAIPLPPPKERRRLREAAALTRAQLAARVGVTSETVRGWETGRSTPRGRKGEKYAKLLESLTSRESPDSLDSLGDEAGTTPDRNSAADSDDPEPAPGAVLTRRAARARRKTATPDRKRPAAKDRGHGPVTVPDRSRTPVPHGHRVILTERPRTTPPRRPDDAIAALTPDQAFDALYAFCAPALVRQTYLLTGRRELARESVERAFQIAWQRWPEVARDRDPAGWVRAMAYECALSPWHRFRPRYRHPEPPPPDAFDRALLDSLLKLPPSYRRTLVLYDGVGLGLPETAAETEASTRAAVNRLAHAREAVAERLPELADPETLHWRLVELASVERLRAAKPSVVRKSGERRARFWTRAAIAFTVALIGTTALTVRTAPTHYEPPVPEGETIQGVPPRMAPGPLSESERELRAKLRKEEQRGPDRLLPQPW, encoded by the coding sequence GTGACGCAGAGCCCTGCCATCCCGCTCCCGCCGCCCAAGGAGCGCCGACGCCTGCGCGAGGCCGCCGCGTTGACGCGGGCTCAGCTGGCCGCCCGGGTGGGCGTCACCAGCGAGACGGTGCGCGGGTGGGAGACCGGCCGCTCCACACCGCGCGGCCGCAAGGGGGAGAAGTACGCGAAGCTGCTCGAATCACTCACATCGCGCGAATCGCCCGACTCACTCGACTCGCTCGGCGACGAGGCGGGAACGACGCCTGATCGGAACAGCGCCGCCGACTCCGACGACCCGGAACCGGCACCCGGGGCGGTCCTCACGCGCAGAGCCGCGCGCGCCCGGCGCAAGACCGCCACCCCCGACCGGAAACGACCCGCCGCGAAGGACCGGGGCCACGGCCCCGTGACCGTCCCCGACCGAAGCCGCACCCCCGTCCCGCACGGGCACCGCGTCATCCTCACCGAACGCCCGCGGACGACGCCCCCGCGCCGGCCGGACGACGCCATCGCCGCCCTGACCCCCGATCAGGCCTTCGACGCGCTCTACGCCTTCTGCGCCCCCGCCCTCGTCCGGCAGACCTATCTGCTGACCGGCCGCCGTGAACTGGCCCGGGAATCGGTGGAGCGGGCCTTCCAGATCGCCTGGCAGCGCTGGCCCGAGGTGGCCCGGGACCGCGACCCGGCGGGCTGGGTGCGCGCGATGGCGTACGAGTGCGCGCTCTCCCCGTGGCACCGGTTCCGGCCGCGCTACCGGCACCCCGAGCCGCCGCCGCCCGACGCGTTCGACCGCGCGCTGCTGGATTCCCTGCTGAAGCTCCCGCCGTCCTACCGCCGCACCCTGGTGCTCTACGACGGGGTCGGGCTCGGCCTGCCCGAGACGGCGGCGGAGACGGAGGCGAGCACCCGCGCGGCCGTGAACCGGCTGGCGCACGCGCGTGAGGCGGTCGCCGAGCGGCTGCCGGAGCTGGCGGACCCGGAGACACTGCACTGGCGGCTGGTCGAACTGGCCTCCGTCGAACGGCTTCGGGCCGCCAAACCGTCGGTCGTGCGGAAGAGCGGGGAACGCCGGGCCCGCTTCTGGACCCGGGCCGCCATCGCCTTCACGGTCGCCCTGATCGGCACGACGGCCCTCACCGTGCGCACGGCCCCGACGCACTACGAGCCGCCGGTGCCCGAGGGGGAGACGATCCAGGGCGTACCGCCGCGGATGGCGCCCGGGCCGCTGTCGGAGTCGGAGCGGGAGCTGCGGGCGAAGCTGCGCAAGGAGGAGCAGCGAGGGCCGGACCGACTGCTGCCCCAGCCGTGGTGA
- a CDS encoding DUF6350 family protein produces the protein MAVVIEMTARRRSPAPLLTRMRDRSPGLVGGLLGGALAAGLGLASFAVLVMLLWISSPYPDSGPGGAMHVAAALWLLAHGAELVRTDTLSGVPAPLGLPPLLLLALPVWLLHRAARDATDGGVGEEDDDFEEDTEAVESPPLVSPRIAWTGVVVGYLAVAVPAALYAAGGVLRPSWVWTGVCVPLVAVVAAGAGVWSAYGRPGRPLRRLLGPLPAGVRPLVLGADGRPGVAARAAAAGAAVLLGGGALLVVASMVGHGAATQASLLRLTEGWSGRFAVLLLCAALVPNAAVWGAAYALGPGFALGAGHTVGPLASAPAPFLPPFPLLAAVPEAGEGAPVHWAAGVVPVIAALVVGWTVAQGAASAERGGTKPGGTRTAVWSAARTARAAALASLLCAAALAGLAAMSGGPIGSAVLSRFGPVWWQVAAATLVWLWLLAIPTAVGVRAWRCRSTRAAEPKIGKQRETAAHGARGQRRVRKDGRGWFTRTGVAGTAGVSGAAEGARGTGRPGRDEVAQGVWGLGDPGDDWEVESGGRTTRDASPADGTPSPHHPSEPAPDEPGPRDQDRETDFGLYDFLPPGPDPEPYDTRDPEPYDAPAPSGRSSPPETS, from the coding sequence ATGGCGGTCGTGATCGAGATGACCGCTCGCCGACGTTCACCGGCGCCCCTGCTCACCCGGATGCGCGACCGTTCGCCCGGGCTGGTCGGCGGCCTCCTGGGGGGCGCGCTCGCGGCGGGCCTCGGACTGGCGTCGTTCGCCGTGCTCGTGATGCTGCTGTGGATCAGCTCGCCCTACCCGGACAGCGGCCCCGGTGGCGCCATGCACGTGGCGGCGGCGCTGTGGCTGCTGGCGCACGGCGCCGAACTGGTCCGCACCGACACGCTCTCCGGCGTCCCCGCCCCGCTCGGCCTGCCGCCCCTGTTGCTCCTCGCGCTGCCGGTGTGGCTGCTGCACCGGGCGGCCCGGGACGCCACGGACGGCGGGGTAGGAGAGGAGGACGACGACTTCGAGGAGGACACCGAGGCGGTCGAGAGCCCGCCCCTGGTCTCCCCTCGCATCGCGTGGACGGGTGTCGTCGTCGGCTACCTCGCCGTCGCCGTGCCCGCCGCCCTGTACGCCGCGGGCGGTGTGCTGCGGCCGTCGTGGGTGTGGACGGGAGTGTGCGTCCCGCTGGTCGCCGTCGTGGCGGCGGGGGCGGGCGTGTGGTCGGCGTACGGCCGTCCGGGCCGGCCGCTGCGGCGACTGCTGGGCCCGCTGCCGGCGGGAGTGCGCCCGCTGGTCCTCGGCGCGGACGGGCGCCCCGGTGTCGCGGCCCGGGCCGCGGCTGCCGGGGCCGCGGTGCTCCTCGGGGGCGGTGCGCTGCTGGTGGTGGCGTCGATGGTGGGCCATGGAGCGGCGACCCAGGCGTCGTTGCTCCGGCTGACCGAGGGATGGTCGGGGCGGTTCGCCGTACTCCTGCTGTGCGCGGCCCTGGTGCCGAACGCGGCGGTGTGGGGCGCCGCCTATGCCCTGGGCCCGGGCTTCGCTCTCGGCGCCGGCCACACGGTCGGCCCGCTCGCCTCGGCGCCGGCTCCGTTCCTGCCACCGTTTCCGCTGCTGGCGGCGGTGCCGGAGGCGGGTGAGGGGGCGCCGGTGCACTGGGCGGCCGGGGTGGTACCCGTGATCGCCGCGCTGGTCGTCGGCTGGACGGTGGCCCAGGGCGCGGCATCCGCGGAGCGGGGCGGGACGAAACCGGGCGGCACGCGGACCGCGGTCTGGTCGGCCGCCCGCACCGCCCGGGCCGCCGCGCTGGCTTCGCTGCTCTGCGCGGCCGCGCTCGCGGGGCTGGCCGCGATGTCGGGCGGCCCCATCGGTTCTGCCGTGCTGTCCCGCTTCGGCCCCGTGTGGTGGCAGGTCGCCGCCGCGACGCTGGTCTGGCTGTGGCTGCTGGCGATCCCGACGGCAGTGGGGGTACGGGCCTGGCGGTGCCGCTCGACCCGGGCAGCGGAGCCGAAGATCGGCAAGCAGCGGGAGACGGCGGCCCACGGCGCCCGGGGGCAACGGCGGGTCCGGAAGGACGGCCGCGGTTGGTTCACGCGCACCGGCGTCGCCGGGACGGCCGGGGTGAGCGGGGCCGCCGAGGGCGCCCGGGGCACCGGACGGCCGGGGCGGGACGAGGTCGCCCAAGGTGTCTGGGGCCTCGGAGATCCCGGCGACGACTGGGAGGTGGAAAGCGGCGGACGCACCACGCGCGACGCCTCACCGGCCGACGGGACGCCGTCGCCCCACCACCCCTCGGAACCGGCGCCGGACGAGCCGGGCCCGCGCGACCAGGACCGCGAGACGGACTTCGGCCTCTACGACTTCCTGCCGCCCGGCCCGGACCCCGAGCCGTACGACACCCGGGACCCCGAGCCGTACGACGCCCCGGCCCCGTCCGGCCGGTCCAGCCCGCCGGAAACCTCCTGA
- the purN gene encoding phosphoribosylglycinamide formyltransferase, translating into MAAKPVAPRAKRLVVLVSGSGTNLQALLDEIAAVGAQEYGAEVVAVGADREGIEGLARAERAGLPVFVCKVKDHGSREEWDAALAEAVAAHEPDLVVSAGFMKIVGKEFLARFGGRFVNTHPALLPSFPGAHGVRDALAYGAKVTGCTVHFVDDGVDTGPIIAQGVVEIRDEDDEGALHERIKEVERRLLVEVVGRLARNGYRIEGRKVVIQ; encoded by the coding sequence GTGGCCGCCAAGCCCGTGGCCCCGCGCGCCAAGCGCCTCGTCGTGCTGGTCTCCGGATCCGGCACCAACCTTCAGGCGCTGCTCGACGAGATCGCCGCCGTCGGCGCGCAGGAGTACGGGGCCGAGGTCGTGGCCGTCGGCGCGGACCGCGAGGGCATCGAGGGGCTGGCGCGTGCCGAGCGGGCCGGGCTGCCGGTCTTCGTGTGCAAGGTCAAGGACCACGGCAGCCGCGAGGAGTGGGACGCCGCCCTCGCCGAGGCCGTCGCCGCCCACGAGCCCGACCTCGTCGTCTCCGCCGGGTTCATGAAGATCGTCGGCAAGGAGTTCCTCGCGCGGTTCGGGGGGCGGTTCGTCAACACGCACCCCGCCCTGCTGCCCAGTTTCCCGGGAGCCCACGGCGTGCGGGACGCGCTCGCGTACGGCGCCAAGGTCACCGGCTGCACCGTCCACTTCGTCGACGACGGCGTCGACACCGGGCCGATCATCGCGCAGGGCGTGGTGGAGATCCGGGACGAGGACGACGAAGGCGCTCTCCACGAGCGCATCAAGGAAGTCGAGCGAAGGCTGCTCGTCGAGGTCGTGGGGCGCCTCGCCCGCAACGGCTATCGCATTGAGGGACGAAAGGTAGTTATCCAGTGA
- the purH gene encoding bifunctional phosphoribosylaminoimidazolecarboxamide formyltransferase/IMP cyclohydrolase translates to MTAESNKRPLRRALVSVYDKTGLEELARGLHEAGVELVSTGSTAAKIAAAGVPVTKVEELTGFPECLDGRVKTLHPRVHAGILADLRLDSHREQLAELGVEPFDLVVVNLYPFRETVASGASPDECVEQIDIGGPSMVRAAAKNHPSVAVVTSPARYADVLKAVQGGGFDLATRKRLAAEAFQHTAAYDVAVASWFASSYAPVDESQFPDFLGATWEREHTLRYGENPHQPAALYVSGTGGLAQAEQLHGKEMSYNNYTDTDAARRAAYDHAEPAVAIIKHANPCGIAVGADVAEAHRKAHACDPLSAFGGVIAVNRPVSKEMAEQVAEIFTEVIVAPGYEDGALEALTKKKNIRVLRCADGPAAPVEVKPIDGGALLQVTDRLQADGDDPANWTLATGDALSADELAELAFAWKACRAVKSNAILLAKDGASVGVGMGQVNRVDSAKLAVERAGAERAAGAYAASDAFFPFPDGLEILTEAGVKAVVQPGGSVRDELVVEAARKAGVTMYFTGTRHFFH, encoded by the coding sequence GTGACCGCCGAGAGCAACAAGCGGCCCCTTCGCCGGGCGCTCGTCAGCGTCTACGACAAGACCGGTCTGGAAGAGCTGGCGCGTGGGCTCCACGAGGCCGGGGTCGAGCTCGTCTCCACCGGCTCCACCGCCGCGAAGATCGCCGCTGCCGGCGTCCCCGTCACCAAGGTCGAGGAGCTCACCGGCTTCCCCGAGTGCCTGGACGGCCGCGTGAAGACGCTGCACCCGCGCGTGCACGCCGGCATCCTCGCCGACCTGCGCCTGGACAGCCACCGTGAGCAGCTCGCCGAGCTGGGTGTCGAGCCGTTCGACCTCGTCGTCGTCAACCTCTACCCGTTCCGCGAGACCGTCGCCTCCGGTGCCTCGCCCGACGAGTGCGTGGAGCAGATCGACATCGGCGGTCCCTCGATGGTCCGGGCCGCCGCCAAGAACCACCCCTCGGTCGCGGTCGTCACCAGCCCTGCCCGCTACGCCGACGTCCTCAAGGCCGTCCAGGGCGGCGGCTTCGACCTCGCCACCCGCAAGCGGCTCGCCGCCGAGGCCTTCCAGCACACGGCCGCCTACGACGTCGCCGTCGCCTCCTGGTTCGCCTCCTCCTACGCGCCGGTCGATGAGTCGCAGTTCCCCGACTTCCTCGGCGCCACCTGGGAGCGCGAGCACACCCTGCGCTACGGCGAGAACCCGCACCAGCCCGCGGCCCTCTACGTGTCGGGCACGGGCGGCCTCGCCCAGGCCGAGCAGCTGCACGGCAAGGAGATGTCGTACAACAACTACACGGACACGGACGCCGCCCGCCGTGCCGCGTACGACCACGCAGAGCCGGCCGTCGCGATCATCAAGCACGCCAACCCCTGCGGCATCGCCGTCGGCGCGGACGTCGCCGAGGCGCACCGCAAGGCGCACGCCTGTGACCCGCTGTCGGCGTTCGGCGGCGTGATCGCGGTCAACCGCCCGGTCAGCAAGGAGATGGCGGAGCAGGTCGCGGAGATCTTCACCGAGGTCATCGTCGCGCCCGGCTACGAGGACGGGGCCCTGGAGGCCCTCACCAAGAAGAAGAACATCCGCGTGCTGCGCTGCGCCGACGGGCCCGCCGCCCCCGTCGAGGTCAAGCCGATCGACGGCGGCGCGCTGCTCCAGGTCACCGACCGCCTCCAGGCCGACGGCGACGACCCGGCCAACTGGACGCTGGCGACCGGTGACGCGCTGAGCGCCGACGAGCTGGCCGAGCTCGCCTTCGCCTGGAAGGCCTGCCGCGCGGTGAAGTCCAACGCGATCCTGCTCGCGAAGGACGGTGCCTCGGTGGGCGTCGGCATGGGGCAGGTCAACCGCGTCGACTCCGCGAAGCTGGCCGTCGAGCGGGCGGGTGCCGAGCGCGCCGCGGGCGCGTACGCCGCGTCCGACGCGTTCTTCCCCTTCCCGGACGGCCTGGAGATCCTCACCGAGGCCGGGGTGAAGGCCGTGGTCCAGCCCGGCGGTTCCGTCCGGGACGAGCTGGTCGTCGAGGCCGCCCGGAAGGCCGGCGTCACGATGTACTTCACGGGGACGCGGCACTTCTTCCACTGA
- a CDS encoding serine/threonine-protein kinase, with translation MTDHRRPGPADAPAFDGGALKQAGTTPLQPADPGRIGPYIPLGRLGSGGMGRVYLARPADGAPGLAAVKVIRPEYADDPRFRRRFEREASLHGRVRTVRAPQLLGTGFDDSLLWMATQYLPGLNLADAVRECGPLEVAGVWRLVSDLGHALSALAVAGIVHRDLKPSNVVLSQQGTHVIDFGIAQATDSSAITSSGSRVGTPAFMAPEHLREGRCDTASDVFSLAGSLIYAATGRAPFGDGTGVDVMHRVAFEEPKPGVMAGIAARDAGLAALLSACLSKDPAGRPTPRQLTEAAEAAEGHRSPSWHEPLGGLLRTRRQACDELERSVVREAVPGTGRLRTPAQDPATPANGPAQGPARESGAGRGKRKVYLALAAGLAVCAVVAGTFFLTRPSAGGTASAAPTAAGGTARDGARTSPAPGASASPSGAEDKDEAKEEAGQEKAAASGAGADETSPDPRTTGDEATPPAAPGDGEGGGSDDDGGIVPTASPTKTATTPAGPPWNSRCAYYSGTELTVRGDKGQRVVQVQCMLTQRGFKVGDAGVDGQFGGATQAAVKKFQRAKGLSADGEVGSDTWAALRSST, from the coding sequence ATGACAGACCATCGGCGGCCCGGTCCGGCCGACGCTCCGGCGTTCGACGGCGGCGCCCTGAAGCAGGCGGGCACCACCCCGCTACAGCCCGCCGACCCCGGGCGCATCGGCCCGTACATCCCCCTGGGGAGGCTCGGCAGCGGCGGCATGGGCCGTGTCTACCTCGCCCGCCCCGCCGACGGCGCCCCCGGCCTCGCCGCCGTCAAGGTGATCCGCCCCGAGTACGCCGACGACCCCCGGTTCAGGCGGCGTTTCGAGCGGGAGGCATCGCTGCACGGCCGAGTGCGTACCGTGCGGGCGCCGCAGTTGCTCGGCACCGGATTCGACGACTCCTTGCTGTGGATGGCGACGCAGTATCTGCCCGGCCTCAACCTCGCCGACGCCGTCCGCGAATGCGGCCCTCTCGAAGTCGCCGGAGTCTGGCGGCTGGTCTCCGATCTCGGGCATGCCCTGTCGGCACTGGCCGTGGCCGGTATCGTGCACCGCGACCTCAAGCCGTCCAACGTGGTCCTTTCCCAACAGGGCACCCACGTCATCGACTTCGGCATCGCGCAGGCCACCGACAGCAGCGCGATCACCTCGTCGGGGAGCCGGGTCGGCACGCCCGCCTTCATGGCGCCCGAGCATCTGCGCGAGGGCCGCTGCGACACCGCCTCCGACGTCTTCTCGCTCGCGGGGAGCCTGATCTACGCCGCCACCGGGCGCGCTCCCTTCGGTGACGGAACGGGCGTCGACGTGATGCACCGGGTCGCGTTCGAGGAACCCAAACCCGGCGTCATGGCCGGGATCGCGGCCCGGGACGCCGGACTGGCCGCGCTGCTGTCCGCCTGCCTCTCCAAGGACCCCGCCGGCCGCCCCACCCCTCGGCAACTGACCGAGGCAGCCGAGGCCGCCGAGGGCCACCGCTCCCCCTCCTGGCACGAGCCGCTGGGCGGCCTGCTGCGCACCCGGCGGCAGGCCTGCGACGAACTGGAACGTTCAGTCGTGCGGGAGGCCGTACCCGGGACCGGCCGGTTACGTACGCCGGCGCAGGACCCGGCAACCCCTGCCAACGGCCCCGCCCAGGGTCCCGCCCGCGAGAGCGGTGCCGGGCGCGGGAAGCGGAAGGTGTATCTCGCCCTGGCCGCCGGTCTCGCCGTGTGCGCCGTCGTTGCAGGAACCTTCTTCCTCACCCGTCCGTCCGCCGGCGGAACCGCCTCGGCCGCACCGACAGCGGCCGGCGGCACTGCCCGCGACGGCGCCCGCACCTCCCCTGCCCCCGGTGCCTCCGCCTCACCCTCCGGCGCCGAAGACAAGGACGAGGCGAAGGAGGAGGCCGGGCAGGAGAAGGCAGCGGCCTCGGGGGCGGGAGCGGACGAGACGTCACCCGACCCGAGGACAACCGGAGACGAAGCCACTCCCCCCGCCGCCCCCGGGGACGGCGAAGGCGGCGGCAGTGACGATGACGGCGGCATCGTGCCGACCGCCTCACCCACCAAGACGGCCACCACGCCCGCCGGCCCTCCCTGGAACTCGCGCTGCGCGTACTACTCCGGCACCGAACTCACCGTCCGCGGCGACAAGGGGCAGCGCGTGGTCCAGGTGCAGTGCATGCTCACCCAGCGCGGCTTCAAGGTCGGCGACGCGGGCGTGGACGGACAGTTCGGCGGCGCCACGCAGGCCGCCGTCAAGAAATTCCAGAGGGCCAAGGGCCTCTCGGCGGACGGCGAGGTGGGGTCCGACACCTGGGCGGCGCTGCGCAGTTCGACGTAG
- a CDS encoding M23 family metallopeptidase, producing the protein MVKGNTGSSGKAVYPGYQGTVARTFWDRGAGNVIVVEHGSGWYTAYYHLKDKHDTYVRKGDKVTATTRIGRIGATGGNSGDWAHLHYEQRYRTDGIPTEADRQPVHVDGKKYPGAGNTWMDVVSNNC; encoded by the coding sequence GTGGTGAAGGGCAACACGGGCTCGTCGGGCAAGGCGGTGTACCCCGGCTACCAGGGCACGGTGGCCCGCACCTTCTGGGACCGGGGCGCCGGCAACGTCATCGTCGTCGAGCACGGCAGCGGTTGGTACACGGCGTACTACCACCTCAAGGACAAGCACGACACGTACGTGCGGAAGGGCGACAAGGTCACCGCGACGACGAGGATCGGCCGCATCGGCGCCACCGGCGGCAACAGCGGCGACTGGGCGCACCTGCACTACGAGCAGCGCTACAGGACGGACGGCATCCCGACGGAGGCCGACCGGCAGCCCGTGCACGTCGACGGCAAGAAGTACCCGGGGGCGGGGAACACCTGGATGGACGTCGTCAGCAACAACTGCTGA